One Streptomyces sp. SAI-135 DNA segment encodes these proteins:
- a CDS encoding ATP-grasp domain-containing protein, whose amino-acid sequence MHSRVRVWLNRTYAENVFFMDQLRRNPSDRAVEIHATHGDPDSPVLAAADTAELEPEGLSPAAYVEFALDQCRKRGIDVFVPRLHQAAIVAHRAEFAAAGTALLAPPPEAVAVFHDKVIAYEAVQSVGVPVPPWWRVRTADELVAAVEALEADGHKACFKPASGAGGVGFRVITRAPFSLAQLNGFPSPYVSLDMVVGALAESDEQVDWLVMPRLEQPEVSVDTLTGPDNRVRLAIGRTKNGRRRGFTRHEQWLEPARLIAEGFGLHYLANVQFRMFGDRPVLMDVNTRPAGGLHQLSLCGVNVPWAAVQLALGEDPGVIEPPFLGQDYTVVSGPRQLRPVSIPAQRAEVPELLPAVPAPAAAEPVAVEAAGQVLPL is encoded by the coding sequence ATGCACTCTCGCGTACGCGTCTGGCTCAACCGCACGTACGCGGAGAACGTGTTCTTCATGGATCAGCTGCGGCGAAATCCCAGCGACAGAGCCGTCGAGATCCATGCGACGCACGGGGACCCCGACTCGCCCGTGCTGGCCGCCGCCGACACCGCCGAGCTGGAGCCGGAGGGGCTGTCGCCCGCCGCCTACGTCGAGTTCGCCCTCGACCAGTGCCGCAAGCGGGGCATCGACGTGTTCGTGCCCCGGCTGCACCAGGCGGCGATCGTCGCCCACCGCGCCGAGTTCGCCGCGGCCGGTACGGCGCTGCTGGCCCCGCCGCCCGAGGCCGTCGCCGTCTTCCACGACAAGGTGATCGCCTACGAGGCGGTCCAGTCGGTGGGTGTGCCGGTGCCGCCGTGGTGGCGGGTGCGCACGGCGGACGAACTGGTCGCGGCCGTGGAGGCGCTGGAGGCCGACGGCCACAAGGCGTGCTTCAAGCCCGCGTCCGGCGCGGGCGGGGTGGGCTTCCGTGTCATCACGCGCGCCCCCTTCTCGCTCGCGCAGCTCAACGGCTTCCCCAGCCCGTACGTCTCGCTCGACATGGTCGTCGGGGCGCTCGCGGAGTCCGACGAGCAGGTGGACTGGCTGGTCATGCCGCGGCTGGAGCAGCCGGAGGTGTCCGTGGACACCCTCACCGGGCCCGACAACCGGGTGCGGCTGGCGATCGGCCGCACGAAGAACGGGCGGCGTCGCGGCTTCACGCGGCACGAGCAGTGGCTGGAGCCGGCGCGGCTGATCGCCGAGGGGTTCGGGCTGCACTACCTGGCCAACGTCCAGTTCCGGATGTTCGGTGACCGGCCCGTCCTGATGGACGTGAACACGCGCCCGGCGGGCGGTCTGCACCAGCTGTCGCTCTGCGGGGTCAACGTGCCGTGGGCGGCCGTGCAGTTGGCACTGGGTGAGGACCCCGGGGTGATCGAGCCGCCGTTCCTGGGACAGGACTACACGGTGGTGTCGGGGCCGAGGCAGTTGCGGCCGGTGTCGATTCCGGCTCAGCGGGCCGAGGTGCCGGAGCTGTTGCCCGCTGTGCCGGCGCCGGCGGCCGCGGAGCCTGTCGCCGTCGAGGCTGCGGGGCAGGTACTGCCGCTTTAG
- a CDS encoding metallophosphoesterase — MASTAGGAAQLLAVSDLHIGYPENRSLVERMRPGTDDDWLLVAGDVAETVEDVRWALKTLAGRFRQVVWVPGNHELWTHPKDTVTLRGAARYEHLVEMCRGLGVLTPEDPYPLWEGPGGPVAVAPLFLLYDYSFLPAGCTTKEQGLEYAHGTGIVCSDEFLLHPDPFPSREAWCRDRVAATERRLAALPDDLPTVLVNHYPLDRHPTDVLWHPEFAMWCGTTLTADWHRRFRVQTMVYGHLHIPRTTWHEGVRFEEVSVGYPREWRKRPQPPGRLRRIVPGEVGAL; from the coding sequence GTGGCGTCTACGGCCGGTGGCGCGGCACAGCTTCTGGCCGTGAGCGACCTGCACATCGGCTACCCCGAGAACCGCTCCCTCGTCGAGCGGATGCGCCCCGGCACCGACGACGACTGGCTCCTGGTGGCCGGTGACGTCGCCGAGACCGTCGAGGACGTGCGCTGGGCCCTGAAGACCCTCGCCGGCCGCTTCCGCCAGGTGGTCTGGGTCCCCGGCAACCACGAACTGTGGACCCACCCCAAGGACACCGTCACCCTGCGCGGCGCCGCCCGCTACGAGCACCTCGTCGAGATGTGCCGCGGGCTCGGCGTCCTGACCCCCGAGGACCCCTACCCCCTCTGGGAGGGCCCCGGCGGCCCGGTCGCCGTCGCCCCGCTGTTCCTGCTGTACGACTACTCCTTCCTGCCCGCCGGCTGCACCACCAAGGAGCAGGGCCTGGAGTACGCGCACGGCACCGGCATCGTGTGCAGCGACGAGTTCCTGCTGCACCCCGACCCCTTTCCGTCCCGCGAGGCCTGGTGCCGGGACCGGGTCGCCGCGACCGAACGCAGGCTCGCCGCCCTCCCCGACGACCTGCCCACCGTCCTGGTCAACCACTATCCGCTGGACCGGCATCCGACGGACGTCCTGTGGCACCCCGAGTTCGCGATGTGGTGCGGCACCACGCTGACCGCCGACTGGCACCGCAGGTTCCGCGTGCAGACCATGGTCTACGGCCACCTGCACATCCCCCGGACCACCTGGCACGAGGGAGTCCGCTTCGAGGAGGTGTCGGTGGGCTATCCGCGGGAGTGGCGCAAGCGGCCGCAGCCGCCGGGACGGCTGCGCCGGATCGTGCCCGGGGAGGTCGGCGCGCTGTGA
- a CDS encoding 4'-phosphopantetheinyl transferase superfamily protein, with translation MIEELLPDSVVAVEVHGHGEPENAALYPEEAALVAPAVPKRRREFAVVRACARRAMEKLGVPPQPVLPGERGAPRWPAGLAGSMTHCDGYCAAALVRATDLASLGIDAEPHGPLPEGVLESVSLPQERLRLRELAATHPAVHWDRLLFSAKESVYKAWFPLTGKWLDFTEADIDVLVDPGRPSGGTLRAQLLVPGPLVGGERLGVMEGRWTVRDGLVATSVTVPHA, from the coding sequence GTGATCGAGGAACTCCTGCCGGACTCGGTGGTGGCCGTGGAGGTCCACGGCCACGGCGAGCCGGAGAACGCGGCGCTGTATCCCGAGGAGGCCGCGCTCGTCGCGCCCGCCGTCCCCAAACGCCGCCGTGAGTTCGCCGTCGTGCGGGCCTGCGCGCGCCGGGCCATGGAGAAGCTCGGTGTGCCGCCGCAGCCGGTCCTGCCCGGGGAACGCGGCGCCCCGCGGTGGCCGGCCGGACTGGCCGGCAGCATGACCCACTGCGACGGCTACTGCGCCGCCGCCCTGGTCCGCGCCACCGACCTCGCCTCCCTCGGGATCGACGCCGAACCCCACGGACCGCTCCCGGAGGGGGTGCTGGAGAGCGTCTCCCTGCCCCAGGAGCGTCTGCGGCTGCGGGAACTCGCCGCGACGCACCCCGCGGTCCACTGGGACCGGCTGCTGTTCAGCGCCAAGGAGTCCGTCTACAAGGCGTGGTTCCCGCTCACCGGCAAGTGGCTGGACTTCACCGAGGCCGACATCGACGTCCTCGTCGACCCCGGACGTCCTTCCGGCGGCACCCTGCGCGCCCAACTCCTCGTCCCCGGCCCGTTGGTCGGCGGTGAGCGGCTCGGCGTCATGGAGGGCCGCTGGACGGTCCGCGACGGACTGGTCGCGACCTCGGTGACGGTGCCGCACGCCTGA
- a CDS encoding alpha/beta fold hydrolase — translation MVDDPLRRPVRAVRLRPVGDGDLDLRYRVVHGYRRAFRMAGEGPPLVLIHGIGDSSATWAGLIADLARTHTVIAPDLLGHGDSDKPRADYSVAAYANGVRDLLTTLGVESATLVGHSLGGGVAMQFAYQFPERTERLILVSAGGVGREVNPVLRLASLPGAHLMLSALRLPGMRLQTGLAVRLMRLLDTDLGQDAPALLNLVDALPDETSRNAFIRTLRAVVDWRGQVVTMLDRCYLTEGMPTMLLWGDRDSVVPVRHAFGAHEAMPGSRLEIFEGAGHFPFHTDPARFVALVEEFTAGTAPADWSREHWRELLRQGGPGSELREAGERSAT, via the coding sequence ATGGTCGACGACCCGCTCCGGCGCCCGGTGCGCGCCGTCCGGCTGCGCCCGGTGGGCGACGGAGACCTGGACCTGCGGTACCGCGTGGTGCACGGTTACCGGCGTGCCTTCCGCATGGCGGGCGAGGGCCCGCCGCTCGTCCTCATCCACGGCATCGGCGACTCCTCGGCCACCTGGGCCGGACTCATCGCCGACCTCGCCCGCACCCACACCGTGATCGCCCCCGACCTGCTCGGCCACGGCGACTCCGACAAGCCGCGTGCCGACTACTCGGTGGCCGCGTACGCCAACGGCGTCCGTGACCTGCTCACCACCCTGGGCGTGGAGTCGGCCACCCTGGTCGGCCACTCGCTGGGCGGGGGAGTGGCCATGCAGTTCGCCTACCAGTTCCCCGAGCGCACCGAGCGGCTCATCCTGGTCAGCGCCGGCGGTGTGGGCCGCGAGGTCAACCCCGTGCTGCGGCTGGCGTCCCTGCCCGGCGCCCACCTGATGCTGTCCGCCCTGCGGCTGCCCGGCATGCGGCTCCAGACCGGCCTCGCCGTACGCCTGATGAGGCTGCTGGACACCGACCTCGGCCAGGACGCCCCGGCCCTGCTGAACCTCGTCGACGCCCTCCCCGACGAGACCTCCCGCAACGCCTTCATCCGCACCCTGCGCGCCGTCGTCGACTGGCGCGGACAGGTCGTCACCATGCTCGACCGCTGCTATCTCACCGAGGGCATGCCGACCATGCTGCTGTGGGGCGACCGCGACAGCGTGGTGCCGGTACGGCACGCCTTCGGGGCGCACGAGGCGATGCCCGGCAGCCGGCTGGAGATCTTCGAGGGCGCGGGCCACTTCCCGTTCCACACCGACCCCGCCCGGTTCGTCGCGCTGGTCGAGGAGTTCACCGCCGGCACGGCCCCGGCGGACTGGAGCCGGGAGCACTGGCGGGAGCTGCTGCGGCAGGGCGGTCCGGGCAGCGAGCTGAGGGAGGCCGGTGAGCGCAGTGCCACCTGA
- a CDS encoding toxin-antitoxin system, toxin component — translation MRRLSGELVAELELDSPARPEDLYGALCDAMSRRRGRPVHFRTAPFPPGTASGLWLDMADQDLVVIEERTAPDHQLVILGHELWHMNAGHCSHHVEGAAVAARLLHDDADLQATVRKVAARSRFDLDDEREAESFGLLLASKCRTWLAGSPLRGPAQRDRLAGRIEVSLGYLGPQG, via the coding sequence ATGCGCCGCCTGAGCGGCGAGCTGGTGGCGGAGCTGGAACTCGACTCCCCCGCCCGGCCCGAGGACCTCTACGGCGCCCTGTGCGACGCGATGAGCAGACGCCGGGGCCGCCCGGTCCACTTCCGTACGGCACCCTTCCCGCCCGGCACCGCCAGCGGACTGTGGCTCGACATGGCCGACCAGGATCTCGTCGTGATCGAGGAACGCACCGCCCCGGACCACCAGTTGGTCATCCTCGGTCACGAGCTGTGGCACATGAACGCAGGCCACTGCTCCCACCACGTCGAGGGCGCCGCGGTCGCCGCCCGCCTCCTGCACGACGACGCCGATCTCCAGGCCACGGTCCGCAAGGTCGCCGCCCGCAGCCGCTTCGACCTCGACGACGAGCGGGAGGCGGAGAGCTTCGGCCTGCTGCTGGCCAGCAAGTGCCGCACCTGGCTCGCGGGTTCGCCGCTGCGCGGTCCGGCCCAGCGGGACCGTCTGGCGGGACGCATCGAGGTGTCGCTGGGGTACCTGGGGCCGCAGGGCTGA
- a CDS encoding helix-turn-helix transcriptional regulator has product MSDGFESPDDAATVVLTAVVARVTALAARLGVPHAQVFDTGRLSVASGVPEPVVKALLSGRPAGEPDVQARFLQRLDLLRRTRLKPNGRKYTQQEIADGAGMSRQQAGALINGDRRPTMEHCDAIQRFFRVHAGFLTAEDPEALAGALQHTEQELLHKLADREREAAASARDPLERLLQDHGVRGIAWRAAQLPTDQHRDKVAEWLDMLLESVKRPES; this is encoded by the coding sequence GTGTCGGATGGCTTCGAGAGCCCGGACGACGCGGCAACGGTCGTGCTGACGGCCGTCGTCGCCCGCGTCACCGCACTCGCCGCCCGGCTCGGCGTGCCGCACGCGCAGGTCTTCGACACCGGTCGGCTGTCCGTCGCCTCCGGCGTCCCCGAACCCGTGGTCAAGGCTCTGCTGAGCGGGCGTCCCGCGGGCGAACCGGACGTCCAGGCACGGTTCCTGCAGCGGCTCGACCTGCTGCGCCGCACCCGGCTGAAGCCCAACGGCCGCAAGTACACCCAGCAGGAGATCGCCGACGGCGCCGGCATGTCCCGGCAGCAGGCGGGCGCCCTCATCAACGGCGACCGGCGCCCCACCATGGAGCACTGCGACGCCATCCAGCGGTTCTTCCGGGTGCACGCCGGATTCCTCACGGCCGAGGACCCCGAGGCACTCGCGGGCGCCCTCCAGCACACCGAGCAGGAGCTCCTGCACAAACTCGCCGACCGGGAGCGGGAGGCCGCGGCCTCCGCCCGCGATCCGCTGGAGCGGCTGCTGCAGGACCACGGCGTCCGCGGCATCGCCTGGCGGGCCGCACAGCTGCCCACCGACCAGCACCGTGACAAGGTCGCCGAGTGGCTGGACATGCTCCTGGAGAGCGTCAAGCGGCCCGAGTCCTGA
- a CDS encoding ABC transporter ATP-binding protein has translation MHALLDVSGLKKVYEGSGRRVEAVRDLTFTVDTGELVCLVGPSGCGKTTLLKCMGGLLTPTAGEVRLAGRKVSGPPPGMAFVFQEYGRSLFPWMRVADNVELPLKQKDLSRSRRRELVADALDSVDLAEAAGAYPWQLSGGMQQRVAIARALAYEPEVLLMDEPFAAVDAQTRADLEDLVRRLWRERGITILFVTHDIDEAVYLGERVIVLSASPTVVQEQLKVDLPDERDQLHTRVAPRFAELRTHVYEQIQAAKRGVARDAAVTTSDAPPLP, from the coding sequence ATGCACGCGCTTCTTGACGTATCCGGCCTGAAGAAGGTCTACGAGGGCTCGGGGCGCCGCGTGGAGGCGGTGCGGGATCTGACCTTCACCGTGGACACGGGGGAACTGGTGTGTCTCGTGGGCCCCTCGGGCTGCGGCAAGACGACCCTGCTGAAGTGCATGGGCGGTCTGCTCACCCCGACGGCCGGCGAGGTCCGCCTGGCGGGCCGGAAGGTGAGCGGCCCCCCGCCCGGAATGGCCTTCGTCTTCCAGGAGTACGGCCGCAGCCTCTTCCCCTGGATGCGCGTCGCCGACAACGTCGAACTCCCGCTGAAGCAGAAGGACCTGAGCAGGTCACGACGCCGCGAACTGGTCGCCGACGCACTGGACTCGGTGGACCTCGCGGAGGCGGCGGGGGCGTACCCCTGGCAGCTGTCCGGCGGGATGCAGCAGCGCGTCGCGATCGCCCGCGCCCTCGCGTACGAACCCGAGGTCCTGCTGATGGACGAGCCCTTCGCGGCCGTGGACGCGCAGACCCGGGCCGACCTGGAGGATCTCGTACGACGACTGTGGCGGGAGCGGGGCATCACGATCCTGTTCGTCACCCACGACATCGACGAGGCCGTCTACCTGGGCGAACGTGTGATCGTGCTGTCCGCCTCCCCCACGGTCGTACAGGAGCAGCTGAAGGTCGACCTGCCCGACGAGCGGGACCAGTTGCACACCCGGGTGGCCCCGCGCTTCGCCGAACTGCGCACCCATGTGTACGAGCAGATCCAGGCGGCCAAGCGCGGGGTCGCACGGGACGCCGCGGTCACGACGTCCGACGCGCCTCCACTCCCCTGA
- a CDS encoding ABC transporter permease subunit, with the protein MKRFALRLVLVLALPALLVVIWWFASDGSTNVFWPPLRTILKTFPDVWTADRLRDDVLPSLWRLTAGYALAAVVGVAVGTLIGSYRRVRAVCEPVLEFLRAVPPPVLIPVIMLFAGIGDTMKVTVIASGCVWPILLNTVEGVRAVDPVMLETARSYGITGPSRLRDLVLRAASPQIFAGLRQALSIGIILMVISEMFAASNGIGFTVVQFQRSFAVPDMWTGILVLGLLGFLLSVVFQLVERRVLAWYHGLRASARRSP; encoded by the coding sequence GTGAAGCGGTTCGCCCTGCGGCTCGTCCTCGTGCTCGCACTGCCCGCGCTGCTCGTCGTGATCTGGTGGTTCGCCTCGGACGGCAGCACCAACGTGTTCTGGCCGCCGCTGCGCACCATCCTGAAGACCTTCCCGGACGTGTGGACCGCCGACCGGCTGCGCGACGACGTCCTGCCCAGCCTCTGGCGGCTCACGGCGGGATACGCCCTGGCGGCCGTCGTCGGGGTCGCCGTCGGCACGCTCATCGGCTCCTACCGGCGGGTGCGGGCGGTGTGCGAACCGGTCCTTGAGTTCCTGCGGGCCGTTCCCCCGCCGGTCCTGATCCCGGTCATCATGCTGTTCGCGGGCATCGGCGACACCATGAAGGTCACCGTGATCGCGAGCGGCTGCGTCTGGCCGATCCTGCTCAACACCGTCGAGGGCGTGCGCGCGGTGGACCCGGTGATGCTGGAGACGGCGCGTTCCTACGGGATCACCGGTCCCTCGCGCCTGCGTGACCTGGTGCTGCGCGCGGCGAGTCCGCAGATCTTCGCGGGCCTGCGCCAGGCACTGTCCATCGGCATCATCCTGATGGTCATCAGCGAGATGTTCGCCGCCAGCAACGGCATCGGCTTCACCGTCGTGCAGTTCCAGCGCAGTTTCGCGGTCCCCGACATGTGGACCGGGATCCTCGTCCTCGGTCTGCTCGGGTTCCTGCTCTCCGTCGTCTTCCAGCTGGTCGAGCGGCGGGTCCTCGCCTGGTACCACGGCCTGCGCGCCTCGGCCCGGCGGTCCCCGTGA
- a CDS encoding ABC transporter permease, giving the protein MRLQNAALGAAGLTAFLALGEAVPRLGLVKEEYFPPTSRVARAFAGELSDGAFWTALGDTLTGWALGLAIAASAGIVVGVVVSVVPYLREATASTIEFLRPIPSVALIPLAVLLYGSELRSVLLLVVYAAFWQVLVQTVYGVQDVDPVADETARSYGLGTWARVRHVLWPTALPYVMTGVRLAAAVALILAITGELVIGAPGLGARIAVAQNSQAVPEMYALIVVTGLLGLLINVGARTVERRALSWHQSVRGEVAV; this is encoded by the coding sequence GTGAGGTTGCAGAACGCGGCGCTGGGCGCCGCCGGGCTCACGGCCTTCCTCGCCCTGGGCGAGGCGGTGCCGCGGCTCGGTCTGGTCAAGGAGGAGTACTTCCCGCCGACCAGCCGGGTCGCGCGGGCGTTCGCCGGTGAACTCTCCGACGGCGCCTTCTGGACGGCGCTCGGCGACACACTCACCGGCTGGGCCCTGGGCCTGGCCATCGCCGCGTCGGCCGGGATCGTGGTCGGGGTGGTCGTCTCGGTCGTGCCGTACCTGCGTGAGGCGACGGCCTCGACGATCGAGTTCCTGCGCCCGATCCCCTCGGTCGCCCTCATCCCGCTGGCGGTCCTGCTGTACGGCAGCGAACTGCGCTCGGTACTGCTGCTCGTCGTGTACGCCGCCTTCTGGCAGGTCCTCGTCCAGACCGTCTACGGCGTCCAGGACGTCGACCCCGTCGCCGACGAGACGGCACGGTCGTACGGTCTGGGCACCTGGGCGCGGGTGAGGCACGTGCTGTGGCCCACCGCGCTGCCGTACGTGATGACCGGGGTGCGGCTGGCCGCGGCCGTCGCCCTGATCCTGGCCATCACCGGCGAACTCGTCATCGGCGCACCGGGGTTGGGCGCGCGGATCGCGGTGGCGCAGAACTCGCAGGCGGTCCCGGAGATGTACGCGCTGATCGTGGTGACCGGGCTTCTGGGGCTGCTCATCAACGTCGGCGCGCGTACCGTGGAGCGACGGGCGCTGTCCTGGCACCAGTCGGTGCGCGGGGAGGTGGCGGTGTGA
- a CDS encoding ABC transporter substrate-binding protein, with translation MRRLLTALAAGALLIPASACGSSGDSGASDSGSSSGGTTTVKLGLIPIVDVAPIYLGQKKGFYGKHGLKLQISTASGGAAIVPGVASGQFQFGFSNVTSLLIAQSSGVPVKAVSNGIASTGVAGKDFAGIAVKKDSAVTSAKDLEGKKVAINTLKNINESAVRESVRKDGGDPDKVKFVELAFDQMPAALDSGQVDAACAVEPALATIKGQGGRVIASPMVDVAANTTVALYFTSTRYQQQHADVVKKFQQATAESLAYADAHPDEARQIITTYTKIPASVLAQVTLPKWPAEPDRESVEALAKLGEQDGFFKKTPDVDALLP, from the coding sequence ATGCGTCGTCTGCTCACCGCCCTCGCGGCCGGAGCATTACTGATCCCCGCGTCGGCCTGTGGTTCGTCCGGCGACTCGGGGGCCTCGGACTCGGGATCGTCGTCCGGCGGCACCACCACCGTCAAGCTCGGACTCATCCCGATCGTCGATGTCGCACCGATCTATCTGGGCCAGAAGAAGGGCTTCTACGGCAAGCACGGACTGAAGCTTCAGATATCGACCGCGTCCGGCGGCGCGGCGATCGTGCCCGGGGTCGCCAGCGGGCAGTTCCAGTTCGGATTCTCCAATGTCACCTCCCTGCTGATCGCCCAGTCCTCCGGGGTGCCGGTCAAGGCGGTCTCCAACGGCATCGCTTCAACGGGCGTCGCGGGCAAGGACTTCGCGGGCATCGCGGTGAAGAAGGACAGCGCCGTCACGTCCGCGAAGGATCTGGAGGGCAAGAAGGTCGCCATCAACACGCTCAAGAACATCAACGAGTCCGCGGTGCGCGAGTCGGTCCGCAAGGACGGCGGCGACCCGGACAAGGTGAAGTTCGTGGAGCTGGCCTTCGACCAGATGCCGGCCGCGCTCGACAGCGGCCAGGTGGACGCGGCCTGCGCGGTCGAGCCCGCCCTCGCCACCATCAAGGGCCAGGGCGGCAGGGTGATCGCCTCTCCGATGGTGGACGTGGCCGCGAACACCACGGTGGCCCTGTACTTCACCTCGACGCGGTACCAGCAGCAGCACGCCGACGTGGTGAAGAAGTTCCAGCAGGCCACCGCCGAGTCCCTCGCCTACGCCGACGCCCACCCGGACGAGGCACGCCAGATCATCACGACGTACACCAAGATCCCGGCGTCGGTCCTGGCGCAGGTGACCCTGCCGAAGTGGCCGGCCGAGCCCGACAGGGAGTCCGTCGAGGCGCTCGCGAAGCTGGGTGAGCAGGACGGGTTCTTCAAGAAGACCCCCGACGTCGACGCGCTGCTGCCGTGA
- a CDS encoding IclR family transcriptional regulator C-terminal domain-containing protein: protein MSEAARAPHFVRSLERGLAVIRAFDADHPELTLSEVAGLCGLTRAAARRFLLTLADLGYVRADGRTYRLTPRVLELGYSYLSSFSLAQIAEPHLEQLVVRTRESSSLCVLDGDDVVYVARVPARRIMTAAITVGTRFPAHVTSVGRVILAHLPQEDIEVRLAHAELTPLTARTLVSADLLRAELDRVRRQGYALVDQELEEGLRSIAAPVRDRGGEVVAAVNIPVQAGRTTLAAVRRDLLPPLLETVAGIEADLRMSTLATGPARASSPGTGTHRSSSSPRPPAPRP, encoded by the coding sequence ATGTCCGAAGCAGCCCGCGCGCCCCACTTCGTCCGTTCCCTGGAGCGCGGCCTCGCGGTGATCCGCGCCTTCGACGCCGACCACCCGGAACTGACCCTCAGTGAGGTCGCCGGCCTCTGCGGGCTGACCCGCGCGGCGGCCCGCCGCTTCCTGCTGACCCTGGCCGACCTCGGGTACGTCCGCGCCGACGGTCGCACCTACCGGCTCACCCCGCGCGTGCTGGAGCTCGGCTACTCCTACCTGTCGAGCTTCTCGCTCGCCCAGATCGCCGAGCCGCATCTGGAGCAACTGGTCGTGCGGACACGGGAGTCGTCGTCCCTGTGCGTGCTCGACGGCGACGACGTGGTGTACGTGGCCCGGGTGCCCGCGCGCCGCATCATGACCGCGGCGATCACCGTCGGCACCCGCTTCCCGGCCCATGTCACCTCCGTCGGCCGGGTGATCCTCGCGCACCTGCCGCAGGAGGACATCGAAGTACGCCTGGCGCACGCCGAGTTGACTCCACTTACCGCCCGCACGCTCGTCTCCGCGGACCTGCTGCGGGCGGAACTCGACCGGGTGCGCCGGCAGGGGTACGCCCTCGTCGACCAGGAACTGGAGGAGGGGCTGCGCTCGATCGCCGCCCCGGTGCGGGACCGGGGCGGCGAGGTGGTGGCGGCGGTCAACATCCCCGTGCAGGCGGGGCGTACGACCCTGGCCGCGGTACGGCGGGACCTGCTGCCGCCGCTGCTGGAGACGGTCGCCGGGATCGAGGCGGACCTGCGGATGTCCACCCTGGCTACAGGTCCAGCACGAGCTTCTTCCCCCGGCACCGGGACACACAGATCATCATCGTCTCCCCGGCCTCCCGCTCCTCGTCCGTGA
- a CDS encoding PDR/VanB family oxidoreductase yields MSDAYEAELVVDRRDAAADGVLALTLRHPLGEQLPAWEPGAHIDVLLGPGLERQYSLCGDPSDRSCWRIAVLREPEGRGGSAHVHQQLRQGDKVRVRGPRNHFALRPAPRYRFVAGGIGITPILPMLAAAEEAGAEWTLLYGGRTLGSMAFTEELSRYGDRVTVAPQDETGLLDLAPVLDGVPEGTLVYCCGPGPLLDAVEERCPAGLLHMERFTPKYRPEGENTQFEVELAQTGTTITVAPDVSVLDAVRAAGVEVLFSCTEGTCGTCETDVLDGTPDHRDSVLTDEEREAGETMMICVSRCRGKKLVLDL; encoded by the coding sequence ATGAGTGACGCGTACGAAGCCGAACTCGTCGTCGACCGCAGGGATGCGGCGGCCGACGGCGTGCTCGCCCTCACCCTGCGCCACCCGCTGGGCGAGCAGCTCCCGGCATGGGAGCCCGGCGCCCACATCGACGTGCTGCTCGGCCCCGGTCTGGAGCGGCAGTACTCGCTGTGCGGCGACCCGTCGGACCGTTCGTGCTGGCGGATCGCCGTGCTCCGTGAGCCCGAGGGACGCGGCGGATCCGCCCATGTGCACCAGCAGTTGAGGCAGGGCGACAAGGTGCGGGTGCGCGGGCCGCGCAACCACTTCGCCCTGCGGCCGGCGCCGCGGTACCGGTTCGTCGCGGGCGGCATCGGCATCACCCCGATCCTCCCCATGCTCGCGGCGGCGGAGGAAGCGGGCGCGGAGTGGACCCTGCTGTACGGGGGGCGGACCCTCGGATCCATGGCGTTCACCGAGGAGTTGAGCCGCTACGGCGACCGCGTCACCGTGGCCCCCCAGGACGAGACCGGCCTCCTGGACCTCGCCCCGGTGCTGGACGGCGTACCGGAGGGGACCCTGGTCTACTGCTGCGGGCCCGGCCCGCTGCTCGACGCGGTGGAGGAGCGCTGCCCGGCGGGGCTGCTGCACATGGAACGGTTCACGCCCAAGTACCGGCCGGAGGGCGAGAACACGCAGTTCGAGGTCGAGCTGGCGCAGACCGGCACGACGATCACGGTCGCTCCGGACGTCTCGGTGCTCGACGCCGTCCGCGCGGCCGGTGTCGAGGTGCTGTTCTCCTGCACCGAGGGCACCTGCGGCACCTGTGAGACCGACGTTCTCGACGGCACCCCGGACCACCGGGACTCCGTGCTCACGGACGAGGAGCGGGAGGCCGGGGAGACGATGATGATCTGTGTGTCCCGGTGCCGGGGGAAGAAGCTCGTGCTGGACCTGTAG